The following proteins are co-located in the Sandaracinaceae bacterium genome:
- a CDS encoding DUF4334 domain-containing protein: MPNPIETKKDVPAASTSATKPLSFAEAVARGRVSQEEALALFDSLPAVEVDFMLGAWKGAGFPTGHPLDGVLERYHWHGKRFDSAEHVHPLVFARRDGSLTHVNPLMTLPSLGMLERMPALKSDAAGSAFRALIGLVSTKQSAARLRATTYRGVTSATMQYDNLPINDVFRKVDERTVLGVMDLKGVRAPFFFVLRRE, from the coding sequence ATGCCGAATCCCATCGAGACCAAGAAGGACGTCCCCGCCGCATCCACCAGCGCCACCAAGCCGCTCAGCTTCGCGGAGGCCGTCGCGCGCGGTCGCGTGTCGCAGGAGGAAGCGCTAGCGCTGTTCGACAGCCTGCCCGCCGTCGAGGTGGACTTCATGCTGGGCGCCTGGAAGGGCGCGGGGTTTCCCACGGGGCATCCGCTGGACGGCGTGCTCGAGCGCTACCACTGGCACGGCAAGCGCTTCGACTCGGCCGAGCACGTGCACCCGCTCGTGTTCGCGCGCCGTGATGGGAGCCTCACCCACGTGAACCCGCTCATGACCCTGCCCTCGCTGGGCATGCTGGAGCGCATGCCCGCGCTGAAGTCGGACGCGGCCGGCAGCGCGTTCCGCGCGCTGATCGGGCTGGTCTCCACCAAGCAGTCCGCCGCGCGCCTGCGCGCCACCACCTACCGCGGCGTCACCAGCGCCACCATGCAGTACGACAACCTGCCCATCAACGACGTGTTCCGGAAGGTCGACGAGCGCACCGTGCTGGGGGTGATGGACCTCAAGGGGGTGCGCGCGCCGTTCTTCTTCGTGCTGCGCCGCGAGTGA
- a CDS encoding mechanosensitive ion channel family protein: MNATPTHDMFAPSRFLRVAAVCLAASILSLLAAPRASAEPNSADCSTPRRAVETWLDNAHDNPSIAGACFEFTGTGFDSVEERQLAVRHLLAVFDQRGYYVYPDTIPDTADIEGTTQVAPVRRFEEVFVQRDAVGWRFPAAVVRQIPTWYGETFDVDVESLVGELPEWTKAELLAGVMLWQLLFLALAILLGLVTRSVVAHLVGNYGGKLITRAGEAADAQTVARAAHPVGTLAMVGVLWYALPLLRLSVRLNQIGTIALRVMMAGAGVLLLYRLVDLASDVFGRRAEQTETKLDDQLVPLVRKASKVFVVCVGVIFVLQNMDVDVGSLLAGASLGGLAFTLAARDTVANLFGSISIFADRPFQVGDWVVIEGHEGVVEEVGMRSTRIRTFYSSLVTIPNSVVANAAVDNYGMREFRRCTVTLGVTYSTTPAQMRAFVEGIRAILQANPKVRQDAYEVCFRNFGASGLEVLLYFFFKTDTWSDELAQRENIFLEVLRLAEALDVQFAFPTQTLHIESQVTREPRSPKRDLDEAALASVVTSFGPGGSASRPTPQHLTSGYLPRTNPLGTTEVDN, from the coding sequence ATGAATGCGACCCCAACGCACGACATGTTTGCTCCCTCGCGCTTCCTCCGCGTGGCCGCCGTTTGTCTGGCCGCGTCCATCCTGTCCCTGCTCGCCGCGCCCCGCGCCTCCGCCGAACCGAACAGCGCCGACTGCAGCACCCCGCGCCGCGCGGTCGAGACCTGGCTGGACAACGCGCACGACAACCCGTCCATCGCTGGCGCGTGCTTCGAGTTCACCGGCACCGGCTTCGACAGCGTGGAAGAGCGCCAGTTGGCCGTACGCCACCTGCTCGCAGTGTTCGATCAGCGCGGCTACTACGTCTACCCCGACACCATCCCGGACACGGCGGACATCGAGGGCACGACGCAGGTCGCGCCCGTGCGTCGCTTCGAGGAGGTGTTCGTGCAGCGGGACGCGGTGGGCTGGCGCTTCCCGGCCGCGGTCGTGCGCCAGATTCCCACCTGGTACGGCGAGACCTTCGACGTAGACGTCGAGTCGCTGGTGGGCGAGCTGCCCGAGTGGACCAAGGCGGAGCTGCTGGCGGGGGTGATGCTCTGGCAGCTGTTGTTTCTCGCGCTCGCCATCCTGCTCGGGCTCGTCACGCGCTCCGTGGTGGCGCACCTCGTGGGGAACTACGGGGGCAAGCTCATCACGCGCGCGGGTGAAGCGGCCGACGCCCAGACCGTCGCGCGCGCCGCGCACCCCGTGGGGACGCTCGCCATGGTGGGCGTGCTCTGGTACGCGCTCCCGTTGCTGCGCTTGAGCGTGCGGCTGAATCAGATCGGGACCATCGCGCTGCGCGTCATGATGGCCGGCGCGGGCGTGCTGCTGCTCTACCGCTTGGTAGACCTCGCCAGCGACGTGTTCGGGCGCCGCGCCGAGCAGACCGAGACCAAGCTGGACGACCAGCTGGTGCCGCTCGTGCGCAAGGCCTCCAAGGTCTTCGTGGTGTGCGTGGGCGTCATCTTCGTGCTGCAGAACATGGACGTGGACGTGGGCTCCCTGCTCGCGGGCGCCTCGCTCGGCGGCCTGGCGTTCACCCTCGCCGCGCGCGACACGGTCGCGAACCTCTTCGGCAGCATCAGCATCTTCGCGGACCGCCCGTTCCAGGTGGGCGACTGGGTGGTCATCGAGGGGCACGAGGGCGTGGTCGAGGAGGTCGGCATGCGCAGCACGCGCATCCGCACGTTCTACTCGTCGCTGGTGACCATCCCGAACTCGGTCGTGGCCAACGCCGCCGTGGACAACTACGGCATGCGCGAGTTCCGGCGCTGCACGGTGACGCTGGGCGTGACGTACAGCACCACCCCCGCCCAGATGCGCGCCTTCGTGGAGGGCATCCGCGCCATCCTGCAAGCCAACCCGAAGGTGCGGCAGGACGCCTACGAGGTGTGCTTCCGCAACTTCGGCGCGAGCGGGCTCGAGGTGCTGCTCTACTTCTTCTTCAAGACCGACACGTGGAGCGACGAGCTCGCCCAGCGCGAGAACATCTTCCTCGAGGTGCTGCGGCTGGCCGAGGCGCTGGACGTGCAGTTCGCCTTCCCGACGCAGACGCTGCACATCGAGTCCCAGGTCACGCGCGAGCCTCGCTCGCCCAAGCGGGACCTCGACGAGGCCGCGCTGGCGAGCGTGGTCACGTCCTTCGGCCCCGGTGGGAGCGCCAGTCGCCCCACGCCACAGCATCTGACCAGCGGCTACCTGCCGCGCACGAACCCGCTGGGCACCACCGAGGTGGACAACTGA
- a CDS encoding right-handed parallel beta-helix repeat-containing protein, with translation MMVYLSSLVRVTKVAAGCFAFGVAAIGCGDDGGTFATNNCSDFDTANCVEIEGGDAAGLLAAANALEDDTTIILGPGTFMMDNQVTIRDADGVRLVGQGMDETVLVFTGNAAQSNGIDVVSDDFLVQDLHVLDAPKDGIRVEASTGVTFRRIRSSWTNPGRSTNGAYGIYPVRCFDVLVEDSEAVNASDAGLYVGQCHRVVVRRNTVTNNVAGLEIENTEYADVYENHAEGNTMGFLVYDLPGNPVVGRDVHIHDNTARGNNGRNFSPGGTVSLVPAGLGLVIASSRRVIVEGNTFDANFAQDIAIASGLLIEQSEAAWELTPANIVGDFAELGLPAGATPGTVVNFAVTDIVVRNNTHIRTQTRHDIVRQLGALISGAYAGATPAAVLYDGLGESMFNAADGSMTSNDANICVGENGSTFVNIDVESQAAAPPFAPILYLESDELFAYGCTSFSPALVPVEL, from the coding sequence ATGATGGTCTACCTCTCCTCACTCGTGCGCGTGACGAAGGTCGCGGCGGGATGCTTCGCGTTCGGCGTCGCAGCCATTGGCTGCGGTGACGATGGCGGGACATTCGCAACCAACAACTGCTCGGACTTCGACACCGCCAACTGTGTCGAGATCGAGGGAGGGGACGCTGCTGGCTTGCTCGCCGCGGCGAATGCGCTCGAGGACGACACCACCATCATCCTAGGGCCTGGCACCTTCATGATGGACAACCAGGTCACGATCCGCGACGCGGATGGCGTCCGCCTCGTCGGCCAGGGTATGGACGAGACCGTGCTCGTCTTCACCGGGAACGCCGCGCAGTCCAACGGCATCGACGTGGTCTCGGACGACTTTCTGGTGCAAGACCTGCACGTGCTCGACGCGCCAAAGGACGGCATTCGCGTGGAGGCCAGCACGGGTGTGACCTTCCGGCGCATCCGCTCCAGCTGGACCAACCCCGGGCGCAGCACGAACGGTGCGTACGGCATCTATCCCGTGCGATGCTTCGACGTGCTGGTGGAGGACAGCGAGGCGGTCAACGCCTCCGACGCTGGTCTCTACGTGGGCCAGTGCCATCGCGTGGTGGTGCGCAGGAACACCGTCACCAACAACGTGGCGGGGCTCGAGATCGAGAACACCGAGTACGCGGACGTGTACGAGAACCACGCCGAGGGCAACACCATGGGCTTCCTCGTCTACGACCTGCCGGGCAACCCGGTCGTCGGGCGCGACGTACACATCCACGACAACACCGCGCGAGGAAACAATGGCCGCAACTTCTCGCCGGGCGGCACGGTCTCGCTGGTGCCGGCGGGCCTCGGGCTCGTCATCGCGTCCTCGCGCCGGGTCATCGTCGAGGGCAACACCTTCGACGCCAACTTCGCGCAGGACATCGCCATCGCGAGCGGCCTGCTGATCGAGCAGTCCGAGGCCGCGTGGGAGCTCACCCCCGCGAACATCGTGGGCGACTTCGCCGAGCTGGGTCTGCCTGCCGGGGCCACCCCTGGGACGGTCGTGAACTTCGCCGTCACGGACATCGTCGTCCGCAACAACACGCACATCCGCACGCAGACGCGCCACGACATCGTGCGCCAGCTCGGCGCGCTCATCTCGGGCGCGTACGCTGGGGCGACGCCGGCCGCGGTCCTCTATGATGGCCTGGGCGAGTCCATGTTCAACGCCGCGGACGGGTCCATGACCTCCAACGACGCCAACATCTGCGTGGGCGAGAACGGCTCCACCTTCGTCAACATCGACGTCGAGAGCCAGGCCGCCGCGCCCCCGTTCGCGCCCATCTTGTACCTAGAGAGCGACGAGCTGTTCGCGTACGGCTGCACGAGCTTTTCACCGGCGCTGGTCCCGGTGGAGCTGTAG
- a CDS encoding DUF2236 domain-containing protein codes for MTDDATPTPSRWQGHRLSDPPAGHARMCRLLGVRIDPDGPEVARVRKGLMRGDDVADAFVAWAAEQKPGKGRELFERAVEGGLRAVPDAPESLVRWFEPLEREPEWLDHDALRLGCDTAWRAGPAGGDILSAMALMGGYRSSAAVKPLSMTGALDRMVVRRIAETSRFVMDVYQSPSMGRFSAGFRSACRVRLMHTMVRRSLACRADWDERAWGVPINQSDMAGTHLEFSAIFITGLTALGFRFTRAERDAVMHLWRYVSVIMGVDDALLAHDYPAGLRHMVIHALTNPHADEDSRALARALHEMPLRLAETPLERALARVHTRYQTAVSRLTLGNEAVDDIGLPKAPLYPALLALSSARFAVETVRQHVPALHERAIRHGRALQLRSVADLIGDERLKYIPYGERHGAPAHRRPNTGAASAA; via the coding sequence ATGACCGACGACGCTACCCCCACGCCCTCACGCTGGCAGGGCCACCGCCTGTCCGACCCGCCCGCCGGCCACGCGCGCATGTGCCGCCTGCTGGGCGTGCGCATCGACCCGGACGGCCCCGAGGTGGCGCGCGTGCGCAAGGGGCTGATGCGCGGCGACGACGTGGCCGACGCGTTCGTCGCGTGGGCGGCCGAGCAGAAGCCCGGCAAGGGGCGCGAGCTGTTCGAGCGCGCGGTCGAGGGCGGGCTGCGCGCCGTGCCCGACGCCCCCGAGAGCCTGGTGCGCTGGTTCGAGCCGCTCGAGCGCGAGCCCGAGTGGCTGGACCACGACGCGCTGCGGCTGGGCTGCGACACGGCCTGGCGGGCGGGCCCCGCGGGTGGCGACATCCTGAGCGCCATGGCGCTGATGGGCGGCTACCGCAGCAGCGCCGCCGTGAAGCCCCTCTCGATGACGGGGGCGCTCGACCGCATGGTGGTGCGGCGCATCGCAGAGACCTCGCGCTTCGTGATGGACGTCTACCAGTCGCCCTCGATGGGTCGCTTCTCGGCGGGCTTCCGCAGCGCATGCCGCGTGCGGCTGATGCACACCATGGTGCGCCGCTCGCTCGCGTGCCGGGCCGACTGGGACGAGCGCGCCTGGGGCGTGCCCATCAACCAGAGCGACATGGCCGGCACGCACCTCGAGTTCTCGGCCATCTTCATCACCGGGCTGACGGCGCTCGGCTTCCGCTTCACGCGCGCGGAGCGCGACGCGGTGATGCACCTGTGGCGCTACGTGAGCGTGATCATGGGCGTGGACGACGCGCTCTTGGCGCACGACTACCCCGCGGGGCTGCGCCACATGGTGATCCACGCGCTGACCAACCCGCACGCCGACGAGGACAGCCGCGCCCTCGCCCGCGCGCTGCACGAGATGCCGCTGCGCCTGGCCGAGACCCCGCTCGAGCGCGCCCTGGCGCGGGTGCACACGCGCTACCAGACCGCCGTGTCGCGGCTGACGTTGGGGAACGAGGCGGTGGACGACATCGGACTGCCCAAGGCGCCGCTCTACCCGGCGCTGCTCGCGCTGAGCTCGGCGCGCTTCGCCGTCGAGACCGTCCGTCAGCACGTGCCTGCGCTGCACGAGCGCGCCATCCGCCACGGGCGTGCGCTGCAGCTGCGCTCGGTGGCCGACCTGATCGGGGACGAGCGCCTGAAGTACATTCCCTACGGCGAGCGCCACGGCGCCCCCGCTCACAGACGCCCCAACACCGGCGCGGCGTCGGCCGCCTGA
- a CDS encoding energy transducer TonB, producing MPATRPSPSSPRGESLPHPTIGDAPSIAIPEDDAPRRVCAHVAYAVGERVLQSMRVPAGATLRVGSSELNELVLCDAQLGETHTLLAEGAEGWQLHIPRGLSARARLGGQHGSLPEHLAAGRAREDGDHLLVPLATRAPGDARRAHAWPSVVLELGTGRLLIALEERSIARVAPLPRALQASVRQQVDYRFAGTLTAVMLVFFGLGLAAESADPLLDTTPPASVLAFRPLYTEPLPPVPELPTEPTTSTELADGTDTRPRNPRPGPTRDATSDRSPRGNGDAPRMTAEEARTQTQELLGSIGSLGLEDRLRGGAVVSSRSLMDDVREGTPGTGPRPGALQAREGRDTSGDPLGSLDPVGTTRAVTEGGPLTERTPPRVRLTPTGPRPGPHMPQDPVTRAMRGRIAAIRRCYERTLVSNPAARGRVVVSFRVETSGVFSGVSVTENGTGDAGLATCMTEIIRNVRVYPGPEGGAATFRYPFVFEPG from the coding sequence ATGCCAGCCACACGCCCTTCGCCGTCCTCGCCGCGAGGCGAGTCCCTTCCCCACCCGACCATCGGTGACGCCCCGAGCATTGCCATCCCGGAGGACGACGCACCGAGGCGCGTGTGCGCCCACGTGGCCTACGCGGTGGGCGAGCGTGTGCTGCAGTCCATGCGGGTCCCCGCCGGAGCCACCCTGCGCGTCGGCAGCTCGGAGCTGAACGAGCTCGTGCTGTGTGACGCGCAGCTCGGCGAGACGCACACGCTGCTCGCAGAAGGCGCAGAAGGCTGGCAGCTGCACATCCCGCGCGGGCTGAGCGCACGGGCACGCCTCGGCGGACAGCACGGGTCGCTCCCCGAGCACCTCGCGGCCGGTCGCGCCAGAGAAGACGGAGACCACCTGCTCGTGCCCCTCGCCACCCGCGCACCGGGCGACGCGCGGAGAGCTCACGCGTGGCCCAGTGTGGTGCTGGAGCTCGGTACGGGGCGGCTGTTGATCGCCCTGGAGGAGCGGTCCATCGCGCGCGTCGCGCCCCTCCCGCGCGCGCTGCAGGCCAGCGTGCGACAGCAGGTGGACTACCGCTTCGCGGGGACGCTCACCGCGGTGATGCTGGTGTTCTTCGGGCTGGGGCTGGCGGCCGAGTCCGCCGACCCGCTGCTGGACACCACCCCGCCCGCCAGCGTGCTCGCGTTCCGACCGCTGTACACGGAGCCCCTGCCCCCTGTCCCGGAGCTGCCCACGGAGCCGACGACCAGCACGGAGCTGGCAGACGGTACCGACACACGCCCCAGAAACCCGCGGCCGGGCCCCACACGCGACGCCACCAGCGATCGTAGTCCGCGCGGGAACGGCGACGCGCCGCGCATGACCGCCGAAGAAGCGCGCACACAGACCCAGGAGCTGCTCGGCAGCATCGGCTCCCTGGGCCTCGAGGACCGCTTGCGCGGTGGCGCCGTGGTCAGCTCCAGGTCGCTGATGGACGACGTGCGCGAGGGCACGCCCGGAACGGGGCCGCGCCCAGGGGCGCTCCAGGCGCGCGAGGGCCGCGACACCTCGGGGGACCCGCTTGGTTCGCTGGACCCCGTGGGGACCACGCGCGCGGTCACGGAGGGTGGCCCGCTGACGGAGCGCACGCCCCCGCGGGTACGCCTGACACCCACCGGACCGCGCCCCGGCCCCCACATGCCCCAGGACCCTGTCACGCGCGCCATGCGCGGGCGTATCGCGGCGATCCGGCGCTGCTACGAGCGCACCCTGGTGAGCAACCCCGCTGCGCGCGGCCGCGTCGTCGTGAGCTTCCGCGTGGAGACCTCGGGCGTGTTCAGCGGCGTCAGCGTCACCGAGAACGGCACGGGCGACGCAGGCCTTGCCACCTGCATGACCGAGATCATCCGAAACGTGCGCGTCTACCCAGGGCCCGAGGGGGGCGCCGCCACCTTCCGCTACCCGTTCGTGTTCGAGCCTGGCTGA
- a CDS encoding glutathione S-transferase family protein encodes MKLYIFPISHFSEKARWACDYHGLDYELVKLVPGPHMLTMKRLGVRRTTVPVLEGTGQTPIQGSDRIIAHLDERHGGPGLTPRDAGWEDLVKRADLDLGEGLRRIFYASMMTRDGVIPLWAEDGAWWAKPVLHGVFPVLAKRVTQAYRLYPDDVAVAEQAFEALWVELEAQLGDRPYLYEDRLTRADITVASLLSPLVGPAQHPFPWSRHAHVDALLPFVARYRDRPLWRYVEALYARDRHTAR; translated from the coding sequence GTGAAGCTCTACATCTTCCCCATCAGCCACTTCAGCGAGAAGGCCCGCTGGGCCTGCGACTACCACGGGCTCGACTACGAGCTGGTCAAGCTGGTGCCCGGGCCGCACATGCTGACGATGAAGCGCCTGGGGGTGCGTCGCACCACGGTGCCGGTGCTCGAGGGCACGGGGCAGACTCCCATCCAGGGCTCGGACCGCATCATCGCGCACCTGGACGAGCGCCACGGCGGCCCCGGGCTCACGCCCCGCGACGCGGGCTGGGAGGACCTGGTGAAGCGCGCGGACCTCGACCTGGGCGAGGGGCTGCGACGCATCTTCTACGCGAGCATGATGACGCGCGACGGCGTCATCCCGCTGTGGGCCGAGGACGGCGCGTGGTGGGCGAAGCCCGTGCTGCACGGCGTGTTCCCGGTGCTCGCGAAGCGCGTGACGCAAGCCTATCGCCTGTATCCAGACGACGTGGCCGTGGCCGAGCAAGCGTTCGAGGCGCTGTGGGTGGAGCTCGAAGCGCAGCTGGGCGACCGCCCCTACCTCTACGAGGACCGCCTGACGCGGGCGGACATCACCGTGGCCAGCCTGCTCTCGCCGCTAGTGGGGCCCGCGCAGCACCCCTTCCCGTGGTCACGCCACGCGCACGTGGACGCGCTGCTGCCGTTCGTGGCGCGCTACCGCGACCGCCCGCTGTGGCGCTACGTGGAGGCGCTGTACGCGCGCGACCGGCACACGGCGCGCTGA
- a CDS encoding helix-turn-helix domain-containing protein, producing the protein MSLGPSFHPALLRAPAAALRAGGVPMPTEGLLAELLRGGGPERVPLDLGYDAWRELERSAGRDVGVRAALAMDEGAVDLADYLVGACHHLADAVGILHEHHRLFHDVAYFRVERVGEHAHLVVTHDSTHAPPPSMVEWALLTWGTVLRGLMPSVHFLEARCHHRAPSEPSELFARVPLPMVFEAEANAVVVPWSDLHAENPRADARLRGLLLAQAARQVSELPPLEVGLVERVRHELARRLRDGVPSAEDVAHALHLSPRTLRRRLEAEGAAFSEVLDGLRRDEARRLVTETALSFDAISCALGFAQTASFHRAFRRWTGTTASAAREG; encoded by the coding sequence GTGTCCCTGGGTCCGTCGTTCCACCCGGCGCTGCTGCGAGCGCCCGCGGCCGCGCTGCGAGCCGGTGGAGTGCCCATGCCCACCGAGGGCCTGCTGGCAGAGCTGCTGAGGGGCGGCGGGCCCGAGCGTGTCCCGCTCGACCTCGGCTACGACGCGTGGCGAGAGCTGGAGCGCAGCGCCGGGCGTGACGTGGGGGTGCGCGCCGCGCTCGCCATGGACGAGGGCGCCGTCGACCTGGCGGACTACCTGGTGGGGGCCTGCCACCACCTGGCCGACGCGGTGGGCATCCTGCACGAGCACCACCGCCTGTTCCACGACGTGGCCTACTTCCGCGTGGAGCGCGTGGGCGAGCACGCGCACCTGGTCGTCACGCACGACAGCACGCACGCGCCGCCGCCGTCGATGGTGGAGTGGGCGCTGCTCACGTGGGGCACCGTGCTGCGCGGGCTCATGCCGAGCGTGCACTTCCTCGAGGCTCGCTGCCACCACCGCGCGCCGAGCGAGCCGTCCGAGCTGTTCGCGCGCGTGCCGCTGCCCATGGTGTTCGAGGCGGAGGCCAACGCGGTGGTGGTACCGTGGAGCGACCTGCACGCGGAGAACCCTCGCGCCGACGCGCGGCTGCGAGGGTTGTTATTGGCGCAGGCCGCGCGGCAGGTGAGCGAGCTGCCGCCGCTCGAGGTGGGCTTGGTGGAGCGTGTGCGTCACGAGCTGGCGCGCCGGCTGCGCGACGGAGTCCCCAGCGCCGAGGACGTCGCCCACGCGCTGCACCTGAGCCCGCGCACCCTGCGACGCCGCCTCGAGGCCGAGGGCGCGGCCTTCTCCGAGGTATTGGACGGGCTGCGTCGCGACGAGGCGCGTCGCCTGGTAACCGAGACGGCGCTGAGCTTCGACGCGATCAGCTGCGCCCTGGGCTTCGCGCAGACGGCCAGCTTCCACCGCGCCTTCCGCCGCTGGACGGGCACCACCGCGAGCGCGGCCCGCGAGGGCTAG
- a CDS encoding TetR/AcrR family transcriptional regulator — translation MRHDFSPKKLPRQARSRVTFDAIVEACARLLVERGYGAVTTNHIAEAAGVSIGSLYEYFGDKDAVVHEVVRQTTEGFVADAERPIAELVGTPVDFAIRSWLAALLAALRSREGLLRAIAAEVPSSIREPHREAAWERHLTLARGAYRMAGDGVRQDRAEEVSFLVVTLVDAALTRLVLAPPPDVDADVVLDELACRVVEWVSPRVDSR, via the coding sequence ATGCGCCATGATTTCAGCCCCAAGAAGCTGCCCCGGCAGGCGCGCTCGCGCGTGACCTTCGACGCCATCGTCGAGGCCTGTGCTCGGCTTCTGGTGGAGCGAGGCTACGGCGCCGTCACCACGAACCACATCGCGGAGGCGGCCGGCGTCAGCATCGGCTCCCTGTACGAATACTTCGGCGACAAGGACGCCGTGGTCCACGAGGTGGTGCGGCAGACGACGGAGGGCTTCGTGGCCGACGCCGAGCGCCCCATCGCGGAGCTGGTGGGTACGCCCGTGGACTTCGCCATTCGCAGCTGGCTCGCCGCGCTGCTCGCCGCTCTGCGCTCACGCGAGGGGCTGCTGCGCGCCATCGCCGCCGAGGTCCCGTCGTCCATCCGCGAGCCGCACCGCGAAGCGGCCTGGGAGCGCCACCTCACGCTGGCCCGCGGCGCGTACCGCATGGCAGGCGACGGCGTGCGACAGGACCGCGCCGAGGAGGTGTCGTTCCTAGTGGTGACGCTGGTAGACGCCGCGCTCACCCGGTTGGTGCTCGCGCCCCCGCCCGACGTCGACGCCGACGTGGTGCTCGACGAGCTGGCGTGCCGCGTGGTCGAGTGGGTCTCGCCGCGCGTGGACAGCCGGTGA
- the arr gene encoding NAD(+)--rifampin ADP-ribosyltransferase, translated as MVTPPAPEPFKVWTNDRGEEGFLHGTKADLKPGDLVEPGRRSNYGNRDSAAFVYFTATLDAATWGAELAIGDGRGRIYIVEPTGPVEDDPNLTDKKFPGNPTRSYRSRAPLRVTGEVTDWKGHAPEQLQAMTDGLARLAAEGVEAINE; from the coding sequence ATGGTGACGCCTCCTGCCCCCGAGCCGTTCAAGGTGTGGACCAACGACCGTGGGGAAGAGGGCTTCCTCCACGGGACCAAGGCCGACTTGAAGCCAGGCGACCTCGTCGAGCCCGGTCGTCGATCGAACTACGGCAACCGGGACAGCGCCGCGTTCGTCTACTTCACCGCGACGCTGGATGCGGCCACGTGGGGCGCCGAGCTGGCGATCGGCGATGGCCGGGGTCGCATCTACATCGTCGAACCCACGGGTCCAGTCGAGGATGACCCGAACCTCACGGACAAGAAGTTCCCCGGCAACCCAACCAGGTCGTACCGGTCGCGGGCTCCACTGCGGGTCACTGGCGAAGTCACCGACTGGAAGGGGCACGCGCCCGAACAGCTCCAGGCAATGACGGACGGTCTTGCGCGCCTCGCGGCAGAAGGCGTCGAGGCGATCAACGAGTAG
- a CDS encoding cytochrome P450, with amino-acid sequence MSSAPRHHVHRHLPAGPRAPRLKQLQWLAEDPHGLYRRNYEEFGPMFTLQVMAYPWVILGDADLLREVFRGTSDDFHSDADGIKFLLGPEALLFMNGAQHRAERKVMQPPFKKTRVDDYAAGMLRNASEAVGTLRAGETVHAQHFFADITLRTIIECVFGITDEARAARLHDLFGFSMRTMQRPAVGALSMTVGGARVRAAIKAGTDLSRARYGKPARPARTTLGKLFDARREVLDIIGIELAAARKTAPGDRLDVLAELVHARYEDGSQMSDAAILDELNMLLIGGHDTSAITMSWVLYYLAQDLSEGGKVTARVRNELSEAFGDGPVDPAAVHRLTYLQAVIDEVSRLRPVANAVSRRLTRPMVLGDFALPEGTVVLPSPTIMHYREDIWPDPERFDPERFLGTRPSPFHFLPFGGGSRACLGRPFAATQMRVVLAEVLRRVDFARLPGTTTKDAMNGVLIGPNDAVPLAITNVRTPTRARRAA; translated from the coding sequence ATGAGCAGCGCCCCCCGTCACCACGTCCACCGTCACCTGCCCGCGGGCCCGCGGGCCCCGCGCCTCAAGCAGCTGCAGTGGCTGGCCGAGGATCCGCACGGACTCTACCGCCGCAACTACGAAGAGTTCGGGCCCATGTTCACCCTGCAGGTCATGGCCTATCCGTGGGTGATCCTGGGTGATGCGGACCTGCTGCGCGAGGTCTTCCGCGGGACCAGCGACGACTTCCACTCGGACGCCGACGGCATCAAGTTCCTGCTGGGGCCCGAGGCGCTGCTGTTCATGAACGGCGCGCAGCACCGCGCCGAGCGCAAGGTCATGCAGCCGCCCTTCAAGAAGACGCGCGTGGACGACTACGCCGCCGGCATGCTGCGCAACGCGAGCGAGGCGGTGGGCACCCTGCGCGCGGGCGAGACGGTGCACGCGCAGCACTTCTTCGCGGACATCACGCTGCGCACGATCATCGAGTGCGTGTTCGGCATCACCGACGAGGCCCGCGCGGCGCGCCTGCACGACCTGTTCGGGTTCAGCATGCGCACCATGCAGCGCCCGGCCGTGGGGGCGCTGTCCATGACGGTCGGTGGGGCCCGCGTGCGCGCGGCGATCAAGGCCGGCACCGACCTCAGCCGCGCCCGGTACGGGAAGCCCGCGCGCCCCGCGCGCACCACCCTCGGCAAGCTGTTCGACGCCCGCCGTGAGGTGCTGGACATCATCGGCATCGAGCTGGCCGCCGCCCGCAAGACCGCCCCGGGCGACCGCTTGGACGTGCTCGCGGAGCTCGTGCACGCCCGCTACGAGGACGGCAGTCAGATGAGCGACGCGGCCATCCTGGACGAGCTCAACATGCTGCTGATCGGCGGGCACGACACCAGCGCCATCACCATGAGCTGGGTGCTCTACTACCTGGCACAGGACCTGAGCGAGGGCGGCAAGGTCACCGCGCGCGTGCGAAACGAGCTTTCAGAGGCGTTTGGTGATGGGCCCGTGGACCCCGCCGCGGTGCACCGCCTGACCTACCTGCAAGCCGTCATCGACGAGGTCTCGCGCCTGCGCCCGGTGGCGAACGCCGTCTCGCGCCGGCTCACGCGGCCCATGGTGCTGGGCGACTTCGCGCTGCCCGAGGGCACGGTGGTGCTGCCCAGCCCGACCATCATGCACTACCGCGAGGACATCTGGCCCGACCCCGAGCGCTTCGACCCGGAGCGCTTCCTCGGGACGCGCCCCTCGCCCTTCCACTTCCTGCCCTTCGGCGGGGGCTCGCGGGCCTGCCTCGGGCGGCCGTTCGCCGCGACGCAGATGCGCGTGGTGCTGGCCGAGGTGCTGCGCCGCGTGGACTTCGCGCGGCTGCCCGGGACCACCACGAAGGACGCCATGAACGGCGTGCTGATCGGCCCCAACGACGCGGTGCCCCTCGCCATCACGAACGTGCGCACCCCCACCCGGGCGCGACGCGCCGCGTGA